The segment AAGTGTTATTGTTCTCTTTAAATTTTGTGATTGGATTTTTGGCTGACATAGTTAATTGTAAAAGCTGGCTCAAGTTTAAATGAGacttttaaaatggtttttagaTATATTACCTGTCgtcttatttatcatttttctcacttcttttattttttagaaactagTACATGTCCAAGGAAAAGAAACTGCTTCTACTAGTATCGAAAATGTATCGGCTCCAGTCTCTCCATTACAAAGTATACAAAACCATTCAGTATCAACTCATtcagaggaaaaagaaaatattacagatttaaataattccagctcttcatttttaaatagttgcaCTCACAACGTTATTCACTCTGCAGTAAAAGAGACATGCAgaagttttattaaaactaataatagtagttctagtttaaattttgaatctaattcaAGTAATACATGTCTAGATAAAAGTTTATTAAGTTCAGCTGTGAATATCCTAGAATTGCCAAGTAAAGGAGCCCAAAATGATCATTCAGAAAATGGTTGTGATTCATTTAGCAAACATTCTATTGACAAAGAAAAATTGggccaaaatataaaaaatacttctgtaaataataatatcCTACTAGTGCCAatgaaaaagattcaaaataatccTTCAGAAACTGGTTCTGATTTGTTTAGTGAAAATTCAACTGATAATGAGATATTGAATCAGAATATGAAGGATATTTCTGGctctttttgtttaaataatccaCTGAATGATCTTGAAGAGATTCAGCGAAAAATGAAGAAGCGGCCAACTTCTGAAAGTGGAGATAGTACAGAAAATTctgctgaaaataaaaagaaattcaaactatcGGGAGATATCTCAGATGTTACAGATATTTGCACTAAAGAAGTTTCTGAAATTAAGGATGTTTTGAATCATAATGATTGTGTTTTCTCAGATAAAACTGAGCAGCCTTTGAATGGCATAAATGGAAATTCTGTAACTTCAAGTAAGACATCAGATGATTGTAATGAAGATTCTTTATCACATAACATGACTTGTTTTATGTCATGCAGCTTATTTATTGGGGAGGAAGatgataatattaatacaaaCATCAGACATAGTGTAAAGCGCAGAGATTTTGCAGAATTGGCTCCTAATCTGGTGAGCAATGTGTCAAATATGGTATCTTTAAGAAACTGCATAAACAGCATGGTGTCTTCTTCATTAACTTCTGAACAGAATGATATCAAAAAATCTGAATCCTTAAAAAGTCGTAatgaattagatttattaaataaacatccATCTAATATACTGAAAGAAGTTAAACATAATGCTGAAAGCTCTCATATTTCTGATATtgctttatattcaattaaagacTTAGAAACTATTGATTCTTCTGTTAATGCAGTACAAACTTCTTATTCTCAAGAACTTGATAATTTTTGTGAAGTACCAGATAATTTATCTAACTCAACTCGGATATCAGTGGAAGAAGTTATCTTACCATCCCATAACTCAGCAAACAGAAATTCATCTGATTTATCCATGTCTGATAAACACACCTCATTTGATTCCCAGAAACCTACAAATATATGGCCTGAAAATGAGATGCAGTGGGAAAATacagaaaatggaaataaagttCCTGAAGTTAAGATTGAATGTGCAATATCAGCTACAAAATCTGTTGAGGATGTGACAATGAAAGAACTTGTTCTACCACCCCAAAATACAGTGgtgaaaaattcatcaattccATCCAAGCATGATAGTCAACCATCATTTGATTCCCCAAATCCCGCAGAGGTCTGGCCTGATAATGAGTTTCATTGGGATAATGCCGACGATGGGATTGAAGTTATTGGAAATCAAACTCCAAGTTTGCTTGATTCCAGTGTCTCACATTCTCATCAAACAGAACTGAActataaatatgttaatgaaaatgaaattgtaagTAGAGAATCTGTGAATCAACCTGTTGCTCTTTTGCAAACTATTGATATATCTGATAATGGCTTAGTTGATGATGCTTTGACTGCTGACATTGACTTCAATTCATCAATGTCATTAGAAGTTTCAGATACAGCAGACAGTTTGTTGAATGAATCAAGTAAGGAGAAGATTGCTGCTTCAGTATCTTCTCATAATGGACATTTAATGGAAGAGCAAAATAACCACCCTGAtacaaatgttgaaaataatacagAAGTTTGTGTTCTTGATACTGAAATATTTA is part of the Argiope bruennichi chromosome 10, qqArgBrue1.1, whole genome shotgun sequence genome and harbors:
- the LOC129988927 gene encoding uncharacterized protein LOC129988927; this encodes MEPNDSDVYVAKLLEQLEELKKKKARKLKKLKKLVHVQGKETASTSIENVSAPVSPLQSIQNHSVSTHSEEKENITDLNNSSSSFLNSCTHNVIHSAVKETCRSFIKTNNSSSSLNFESNSSNTCLDKSLLSSAVNILELPSKGAQNDHSENGCDSFSKHSIDKEKLGQNIKNTSVNNNILLVPMKKIQNNPSETGSDLFSENSTDNEILNQNMKDISGSFCLNNPLNDLEEIQRKMKKRPTSESGDSTENSAENKKKFKLSGDISDVTDICTKEVSEIKDVLNHNDCVFSDKTEQPLNGINGNSVTSSKTSDDCNEDSLSHNMTCFMSCSLFIGEEDDNINTNIRHSVKRRDFAELAPNLVSNVSNMVSLRNCINSMVSSSLTSEQNDIKKSESLKSRNELDLLNKHPSNILKEVKHNAESSHISDIALYSIKDLETIDSSVNAVQTSYSQELDNFCEVPDNLSNSTRISVEEVILPSHNSANRNSSDLSMSDKHTSFDSQKPTNIWPENEMQWENTENGNKVPEVKIECAISATKSVEDVTMKELVLPPQNTVVKNSSIPSKHDSQPSFDSPNPAEVWPDNEFHWDNADDGIEVIGNQTPSLLDSSVSHSHQTELNYKYVNENEIVSRESVNQPVALLQTIDISDNGLVDDALTADIDFNSSMSLEVSDTADSLLNESSKEKIAASVSSHNGHLMEEQNNHPDTNVENNTEVCVLDTEIFTIPETEFFESSHSNEVDTIIENKICLKQKHEPNSNHPISVSSKDEVLTGAATDSLQIFGQVTSNYAEKYNEVNFLNEQFSEALSGTLDQLHTIQETVLLEADDTQDLGNQKIFPELLTEKFSMERYPPSAKEIIGYSPSNVTLTHMFHSDIDEVVQNIKFVNFSHSSYIFIQHITWIQIWRQEENKDWSKVFFHEVGDNLQLKDVCCSTDNDYLVLVMLLKSNEMYCLQFLLFEKERKVIKLMEYTHWLKNKCSDNAVLLCGLEGLKFAVAQKNNERFEVFVHVFNCLEENPRLLTAVLGSTAGNLKSLCSIEKLPNALMGTSESTLYVWHVLEARLVTSVNLQSSDTFFIENCIWATIENGLVFFMAVCKADSSQSCELLAANLATGFCQKVMVYNLRPARDTAIFSDKIIKAIYKEPFLAVTSTEGAFLWCATKEYCCAALDEDAHATAVALHRDGDIVSMVIGNKAGCVHSYNINSS